The Actinomadura sp. WMMB 499 genome includes a window with the following:
- a CDS encoding gas vesicle protein GvpG yields the protein MGLITQVLTLPLAPVRGVGWVLDQVVQEAEREYYDPAPVRAELRELERALIEGRIDEEEFDRREDELLDRLIWLEERWREIGGDRTTTETG from the coding sequence ATGGGCCTGATCACGCAGGTGCTGACCCTCCCGCTCGCCCCGGTGCGGGGCGTGGGCTGGGTGCTGGACCAGGTGGTCCAGGAGGCCGAGCGGGAGTACTACGACCCCGCGCCCGTCCGCGCCGAGCTGCGCGAACTCGAACGGGCGCTGATCGAGGGCCGGATCGACGAGGAGGAGTTCGACCGCCGCGAGGACGAGCTGCTGGACCGGCTGATCTGGCTGGAGGAACGGTGGCGCGAGATCGGCGGCGACCGGACGACCACGGAAACGGGATGA
- the gvpJ gene encoding gas vesicle protein, which produces MGPSTGVSPYAARDGGSSANLADILERVLDKGVVIAGDIQINLLDIELLTIKLRLLVASVDKAKEMGIDWWEHDPSLSSHARRPAVGASTPRGPDSLAEENARLRTELERLREVAGLPAADREEDTR; this is translated from the coding sequence ATGGGGCCGTCCACCGGCGTGAGCCCGTACGCCGCCCGCGACGGCGGATCGTCGGCGAACCTCGCCGACATCCTGGAGCGGGTGCTGGACAAGGGCGTCGTCATCGCCGGCGACATCCAGATCAACCTGCTCGACATCGAGCTGCTGACCATCAAGCTCCGCCTGCTCGTCGCCTCCGTCGACAAGGCGAAGGAGATGGGCATCGACTGGTGGGAGCACGACCCGTCGCTCTCCTCGCACGCGCGGCGCCCGGCCGTCGGGGCGAGCACGCCGCGCGGGCCCGACTCGCTGGCGGAGGAGAACGCGCGGCTGCGCACGGAGCTCGAGCGGCTGCGCGAGGTGGCCGGGCTGCCCGCCGCCGACCGGGAGGAGGACACCCGATGA
- a CDS encoding gas vesicle protein, with product MADDVLLRGFDEEPALAGHQVALIDLLDRLLNTGAVLTGDLVLSIADIDLVRINLRAVIHSVTPDDPAPW from the coding sequence GTGGCCGATGACGTCCTGCTGCGCGGGTTCGACGAGGAGCCGGCCCTCGCGGGCCATCAGGTCGCGCTGATCGACCTGCTCGACCGGCTGCTGAACACCGGCGCCGTGCTGACCGGCGACCTGGTGCTGTCCATCGCGGACATCGACCTCGTCCGAATCAACCTGCGCGCCGTCATCCATTCCGTCACGCCCGACGACCCCGCGCCCTGGTGA
- a CDS encoding GvpL/GvpF family gas vesicle protein — translation MPVYVYAITDADHPHRLDDLKGVGESAGPPTTIAGRSLKAVVSDAPADLRPKRRELLAHQAVLERLLEDGAVLPMRFGFVAPGRDEVTGALDENADTYAATLKRLSGRVEYHLKAGRDQDDVLREILAESAEARRLNEATRRDPAAHGDKMALGELISQEVVRRNDAAAREIVDTLAPGAAQVAPGEARGEHFLAVSFLVDRARAAGFADLVQDERARRGDGYELTLHGPLPPYSFV, via the coding sequence ATGCCGGTCTACGTCTACGCGATCACCGATGCCGACCACCCGCACCGGCTCGACGACCTCAAGGGCGTCGGGGAGTCCGCGGGCCCGCCGACGACCATCGCGGGACGGTCGCTGAAGGCGGTGGTGAGCGACGCCCCCGCCGACCTGCGGCCGAAGCGGCGCGAGCTCCTCGCGCACCAGGCCGTCCTGGAACGGCTGCTGGAGGACGGCGCCGTCCTGCCGATGCGCTTCGGCTTCGTGGCGCCGGGCCGGGACGAGGTCACGGGCGCGCTCGACGAGAACGCGGACACCTACGCGGCGACTCTCAAACGGCTCTCCGGCCGCGTCGAATACCACCTCAAGGCGGGCCGCGACCAGGACGACGTCCTGCGGGAGATCCTCGCCGAGTCGGCGGAGGCTCGGCGGCTCAACGAGGCCACCCGGCGGGACCCGGCCGCGCACGGCGACAAGATGGCGCTCGGCGAGCTGATCTCCCAGGAGGTCGTGCGGCGCAACGACGCCGCCGCGCGGGAGATCGTGGACACGCTCGCGCCGGGCGCCGCGCAGGTCGCGCCGGGCGAGGCTCGCGGCGAGCACTTCCTCGCCGTGTCCTTCCTGGTGGACCGGGCACGCGCGGCCGGGTTCGCCGACCTGGTGCAGGACGAGCGGGCGCGCCGCGGCGACGGCTACGAACTGACGCTGCACGGGCCGCTGCCGCCCTACAGCTTCGTCTGA
- a CDS encoding HD domain-containing protein codes for MGLLSDEDVRALHAKYAPSQEAFDLVHSHCETVWRIAEQLLQRRPLDVDVELIRVGCLLHDIGVYRLYDADGRFDHAGYIRHGILGHEILADEGLPEAVCRFCSHHTGVGLTREDVRRQGLPLPDADYLAETVEEELVMYADKFHSKTDPPRFVPADEFTRHVRRFGDDKVTAFEAMCGRFGLPDLAALGSGTAPG; via the coding sequence ATGGGGCTTTTGAGTGACGAGGACGTTCGCGCTCTGCACGCCAAGTACGCCCCGAGCCAGGAGGCGTTCGATCTCGTCCACTCGCACTGCGAGACCGTCTGGCGCATCGCCGAGCAGCTGCTCCAACGCCGGCCGCTGGACGTGGACGTCGAGCTGATCCGGGTCGGGTGCCTGCTGCACGACATCGGCGTCTACCGGCTGTACGACGCCGACGGCCGCTTCGACCACGCGGGCTACATCCGGCACGGGATCCTGGGGCACGAGATCCTCGCCGACGAGGGGCTGCCCGAAGCGGTCTGCCGGTTCTGCTCGCACCACACCGGGGTGGGCCTCACCCGCGAGGACGTCCGCAGGCAGGGGCTTCCGCTGCCGGACGCCGACTACCTGGCGGAGACGGTCGAGGAGGAACTCGTCATGTACGCGGACAAGTTCCACAGCAAGACCGACCCGCCGCGGTTCGTCCCCGCCGACGAGTTCACCCGCCACGTCCGCCGGTTCGGGGACGACAAGGTCACCGCCTTCGAGGCGATGTGCGGCAGGTTCGGCCTGCCCGACCTGGCCGCGCTCGGGTCCGGCACCGCACCCGGCTGA
- a CDS encoding helix-turn-helix transcriptional regulator translates to MDPVADDLFKALADPTRRKILDELTERDGQTLFELCGRLTMRHGLGSSRQAISQHLAVLEAAGLVRTRREGRYKFHDLDTEPLERIADRWLKPNARQR, encoded by the coding sequence ATGGATCCCGTGGCGGATGATCTGTTCAAGGCCCTGGCCGATCCGACGCGGCGGAAGATCCTCGACGAGCTCACCGAACGCGACGGGCAGACGCTCTTCGAGCTCTGCGGGCGCCTCACGATGCGGCACGGGCTCGGCTCGTCCCGGCAGGCGATCAGCCAGCACCTCGCGGTGCTGGAGGCCGCCGGCCTGGTCCGGACCCGGCGCGAGGGCCGCTACAAGTTCCACGACCTGGACACCGAACCGCTTGAGCGCATCGCCGACCGGTGGCTCAAGCCGAACGCGAGGCAACGATGA
- a CDS encoding gas vesicle structural protein GvpA, with translation MQQQQARPAAGGGGSSSLYDVLELILDKGLVIDAFVRVSLVGIEILKIDIRVVVASVDTYLRFAEACNRLDLESGRKAPTQLTDIVGDSVESGAKGKSKGALTGAVEAFSESLQKGRDGEEEEPAERKSRSSSSSSSSTARRGTRRKEGE, from the coding sequence ATGCAGCAACAGCAGGCACGCCCCGCCGCCGGCGGCGGCGGGAGCTCGAGCCTCTACGACGTCCTCGAGCTGATCCTCGACAAGGGACTGGTCATCGACGCGTTCGTGCGCGTCTCGCTGGTCGGCATCGAGATCCTCAAGATCGACATCCGCGTCGTCGTGGCGAGCGTCGACACCTACCTGCGCTTCGCCGAGGCCTGCAACCGGCTCGACCTGGAGTCCGGCCGCAAGGCGCCCACGCAGCTCACCGACATCGTCGGCGACTCGGTGGAGAGCGGCGCCAAGGGCAAGTCGAAGGGCGCGCTGACCGGCGCCGTCGAGGCGTTCAGCGAGTCCCTGCAGAAGGGCCGGGACGGCGAGGAGGAGGAGCCCGCGGAGCGCAAGAGCCGCTCGTCCTCGTCCTCATCGTCCTCGACCGCCCGCCGCGGCACCCGGCGCAAGGAAGGCGAGTAA
- a CDS encoding gas vesicle protein → MTNDRQDDGEAARTSASGSPRLTARDAIRGAAVQLAELLGAQPDSVSALQPRDEGGWVADVEVVEIERIPDTSSVMATYRVTLDPRGELVGYERTRRYARGQLDRT, encoded by the coding sequence ATGACGAACGACCGACAGGACGATGGCGAGGCCGCCCGAACCTCCGCCTCCGGCTCCCCCCGGTTGACCGCCCGCGACGCCATCCGCGGCGCCGCCGTGCAGCTCGCCGAGCTGCTCGGCGCGCAGCCGGACTCGGTGTCGGCGCTGCAACCGCGGGACGAAGGCGGCTGGGTCGCCGACGTGGAGGTCGTGGAGATCGAGCGGATCCCCGACACCTCCAGCGTCATGGCGACCTACCGGGTGACGCTCGACCCGCGGGGCGAACTCGTCGGGTACGAGCGGACGCGGCGGTACGCGCGCGGACAGCTGGACCGGACCTGA
- a CDS encoding SRPBCC family protein: protein MPESTMSKVKDDVVGNPATDRLKNELQSYLQARAMKAVSGLGERIGQGAGKFAEGGSPGGLVGGLAKGGQAIGEGKSPGQAAVKAGGSMLKDRVKSMFGMGGKKGKGGGGKSKSVVIIEDVDVGVPVREAYDQWTQFQEFASFAKGVVSVDRADDTKSNWKVKVAKSTRSWQASVTEQVPDRRISWTSEGAKATVKGVVTFHPITDDLTRVLLVLEYFPKGLFEKTGNIWRAQGRRARLDLKLYRKFIMTRGEATDGWRGEIRDGEVVVEHEEAVEEEERAREEAAEDAPEDAAAQDAEDAEDVAEDEEYADEPAEDAEYDDYEEEEYEDDGDEPADEYEEEEPDEEIDDETDEERDRAEAGAGRR from the coding sequence ATGCCTGAGTCGACGATGAGCAAGGTGAAGGACGACGTGGTGGGCAACCCCGCCACGGACCGGCTGAAGAACGAGCTGCAGTCCTACCTGCAGGCACGCGCGATGAAGGCCGTGTCGGGCCTGGGCGAGCGGATCGGCCAGGGCGCCGGGAAGTTCGCCGAGGGCGGCTCCCCCGGCGGGCTCGTCGGCGGGCTCGCCAAGGGCGGGCAGGCCATCGGCGAGGGCAAGTCGCCCGGCCAGGCCGCCGTGAAGGCCGGCGGGTCCATGCTGAAGGACCGCGTGAAGTCGATGTTCGGCATGGGCGGCAAGAAGGGCAAGGGCGGCGGCGGCAAGTCCAAGAGCGTCGTCATCATCGAGGACGTCGACGTGGGCGTCCCGGTGCGCGAGGCGTACGACCAGTGGACGCAGTTCCAGGAGTTCGCGTCGTTCGCCAAGGGCGTCGTCAGCGTCGACCGGGCCGACGACACCAAGAGCAACTGGAAGGTGAAGGTCGCCAAGTCGACGCGGAGCTGGCAGGCGAGCGTCACCGAGCAGGTGCCGGACCGGCGGATCAGCTGGACGTCCGAGGGCGCCAAGGCCACGGTCAAGGGCGTGGTGACGTTCCACCCGATCACCGACGACCTCACCCGCGTCCTGCTGGTCCTCGAGTACTTCCCGAAGGGGCTGTTCGAGAAGACCGGCAACATCTGGCGGGCGCAGGGCCGCCGGGCGCGGCTCGACCTGAAGCTGTACCGCAAGTTCATCATGACGCGCGGCGAGGCCACCGACGGCTGGCGCGGCGAGATCCGCGACGGCGAGGTCGTCGTCGAGCACGAGGAGGCCGTCGAGGAGGAGGAGCGCGCCCGCGAGGAGGCCGCCGAGGACGCCCCGGAGGACGCCGCCGCGCAGGACGCCGAGGACGCCGAGGACGTCGCGGAGGACGAGGAGTACGCGGACGAACCGGCCGAGGACGCCGAGTACGACGACTACGAGGAAGAGGAGTACGAGGACGACGGGGACGAGCCGGCCGACGAGTACGAGGAGGAGGAGCCCGACGAGGAGATCGACGATGAGACCGACGAGGAGCGCGACCGGGCCGAGGCCGGCGCCGGCCGCCGCTGA
- a CDS encoding dihydrofolate reductase family protein, producing the protein MGEVTCDITMSLDGYVAGPDQSFAHPLGVGAERLHRWQFEQREANADAVAGILGAGAYIMGRNMFTHGRGEWDLDWHGWWGEEPPYHAPTFVLTHHPREPLPMEGGTTFTFVTDGIAAALVQAREAAGDRRVAIAGGAQTVNQYLAAGLIDELRLHVAPVILGRGERLLDGVGDLDLRAPGDAPGTDLVTHLTYRIRR; encoded by the coding sequence ATGGGCGAGGTCACCTGCGACATCACGATGTCCCTGGACGGCTACGTGGCGGGGCCGGACCAGAGCTTCGCGCACCCGCTCGGCGTCGGCGCGGAGCGGCTGCACCGGTGGCAGTTCGAGCAGCGCGAGGCGAACGCCGACGCCGTCGCGGGCATCCTCGGGGCGGGCGCCTACATCATGGGGCGCAACATGTTCACCCACGGGCGCGGCGAATGGGACCTCGACTGGCACGGCTGGTGGGGCGAGGAGCCGCCGTACCACGCGCCGACGTTCGTGCTCACCCACCATCCGCGCGAGCCGCTGCCGATGGAGGGCGGGACGACGTTCACGTTCGTCACCGACGGGATCGCGGCGGCGCTCGTCCAGGCCCGGGAGGCGGCGGGCGATCGGCGCGTCGCGATCGCCGGCGGTGCGCAGACCGTGAACCAGTACCTCGCGGCCGGGCTGATCGACGAACTGCGGCTGCACGTCGCGCCGGTGATCCTCGGGCGGGGCGAGCGGCTGCTCGACGGGGTGGGCGACCTCGACCTCCGGGCGCCGGGCGACGCGCCGGGCACCGACCTGGTCACCCACCTCACCTACCGCATCAGGCGCTAG
- a CDS encoding nuclear transport factor 2 family protein: protein MPNYEKAMRPEDITRLFVERSNAGDAAGVAALYAEDAVLAYPPGATTVGREAIRELWAGVLANRPRFEPEEPLPTLVNGDIALTSTPPRDGAGARAQVVRRQPDGSWLRILDQPEFVTPGSGA from the coding sequence ATGCCGAACTACGAGAAGGCCATGCGCCCGGAAGACATCACCCGGCTGTTCGTCGAACGCTCCAACGCGGGGGACGCGGCCGGGGTGGCGGCGCTCTACGCGGAGGACGCCGTCCTGGCGTACCCGCCCGGCGCCACCACCGTGGGCCGCGAGGCGATCCGCGAGCTGTGGGCCGGAGTCCTGGCGAACCGTCCCCGGTTCGAGCCCGAGGAGCCGCTCCCGACCCTGGTCAACGGCGACATCGCGCTGACCTCGACGCCGCCGCGGGACGGCGCGGGCGCCCGCGCCCAGGTCGTGCGGCGGCAGCCGGACGGGAGCTGGCTGCGGATCCTCGATCAGCCCGAGTTCGTGACGCCCGGTTCCGGCGCCTGA
- a CDS encoding gas vesicle protein K has translation MADAAARAFELLPAPPGEPKVPSVAERLNTDPETVERDLVKLVLTVVELLRQLMERTALHRVDQGDLTEEQEERIGMTLMTLYDRMEDLCDRHGLTMDELNLDLGPLGTLLPPS, from the coding sequence GTGGCCGACGCCGCCGCGCGCGCCTTCGAGCTGCTGCCCGCCCCGCCGGGCGAGCCGAAGGTGCCGAGCGTCGCCGAGCGGCTGAACACCGACCCCGAGACGGTCGAGCGCGACCTGGTCAAGCTGGTGCTGACCGTCGTCGAGCTGCTGCGGCAGCTCATGGAGCGGACGGCGCTGCACCGGGTGGACCAGGGCGATTTGACCGAGGAGCAGGAGGAGCGCATCGGCATGACGCTGATGACGCTCTACGACCGGATGGAGGATCTCTGCGACCGGCACGGGCTGACGATGGACGAGCTCAACCTCGACCTCGGCCCGCTCGGCACGCTCCTCCCGCCCTCGTGA
- a CDS encoding VOC family protein has protein sequence MKIHITSVYVDDQEKALRFYTDVLGFVKKHDIDMGEARWLTVVSPEQPEGTELLLEPDGHPAVKPYKEALVADGIPIIPFAVDDVHAEAERLKGRGVRFVQDPVDMGPATTAVFEDTCGNLLQIEHLNG, from the coding sequence ATGAAGATCCACATCACGAGCGTCTACGTCGACGATCAGGAGAAGGCCCTGCGCTTCTACACCGACGTCCTCGGATTCGTGAAGAAGCACGACATCGACATGGGCGAGGCCCGCTGGCTCACCGTCGTCTCCCCCGAGCAGCCCGAGGGCACCGAGCTGCTCCTGGAGCCCGACGGCCACCCGGCCGTCAAGCCCTACAAGGAGGCCCTCGTCGCGGACGGCATCCCGATCATCCCGTTCGCCGTGGACGACGTCCACGCCGAGGCCGAGCGGCTGAAGGGCCGCGGCGTCCGCTTCGTCCAGGACCCCGTCGACATGGGGCCCGCGACGACCGCCGTCTTCGAGGACACCTGCGGCAACCTCCTGCAGATCGAGCACCTGAACGGGTGA
- a CDS encoding GvpL/GvpF family gas vesicle protein, with protein sequence MTVAPTPATPPVARDELSYVYAVGPRGPELARAAPELTGLQDRPVHTVEAGGLAAVVSRVPEAQFGEEGFKAQLEDLGRLEVIARTHHGVVDALFRAVTVLPLRLATVYRDDERVAAMLEESRTEFGGLLDRLAGHLECGVKVYALPPDPRNAPSAPARTGGAGGERGAAGSNPGRDYLRRRKAQRTRHEDSAREAAETAARVREVAAAHAVDRVAHRPQQGELATGEGRNITNEAYLVPAGTTGAFAEAVRAAARDLPGVRVEVTGPWAPYSFATPPPVEDGGRRGR encoded by the coding sequence ATGACCGTCGCACCGACCCCGGCGACGCCGCCGGTCGCGCGGGACGAACTGAGCTACGTGTACGCGGTCGGCCCGCGCGGCCCGGAGCTGGCGCGGGCCGCGCCGGAGCTGACGGGCCTGCAGGACCGTCCCGTCCACACCGTCGAGGCGGGCGGCCTGGCGGCCGTCGTGTCGCGCGTGCCGGAGGCGCAGTTCGGCGAGGAGGGGTTCAAGGCCCAGCTGGAGGACCTGGGACGGCTCGAGGTGATCGCCCGCACGCATCACGGGGTGGTCGACGCGCTGTTCCGGGCCGTGACCGTCCTCCCGCTGCGGCTCGCGACCGTCTACCGGGACGACGAGCGCGTGGCGGCGATGCTGGAGGAGTCGCGCACCGAGTTCGGCGGGCTGCTGGACCGGCTCGCGGGGCACCTGGAGTGCGGGGTGAAGGTGTACGCGCTGCCGCCCGACCCGCGGAACGCGCCGTCCGCCCCCGCCCGGACGGGCGGCGCGGGCGGCGAACGCGGCGCCGCCGGGAGCAACCCCGGCCGGGACTACCTGCGGCGGCGCAAGGCGCAGCGCACCCGCCACGAGGACTCCGCGCGCGAGGCGGCCGAGACCGCGGCGCGGGTCCGCGAGGTGGCCGCCGCGCACGCCGTCGACCGGGTCGCGCACCGCCCGCAGCAGGGCGAACTCGCCACCGGGGAGGGCCGCAACATCACCAACGAGGCCTACCTGGTGCCGGCGGGGACGACCGGGGCGTTCGCGGAGGCCGTCCGCGCGGCGGCCCGGGACCTGCCGGGCGTGCGCGTCGAGGTCACCGGGCCGTGGGCGCCGTACAGTTTCGCGACGCCGCCGCCCGTCGAGGACGGGGGCCGGCGTGGCCGATGA
- a CDS encoding acyl-CoA dehydrogenase family protein codes for MDFNLDETRSELRGLAADVLAREATAERLEAFDAERGRGGPAFDGGTWKALAQAGLLGVVLPEDVGGAGLGPIELAVVLREVGARVAPVPAYASLALAALPIARHGTAAQRALLAPLTEGETVLTGAYREPGPTGRVAATARPDGDGYVLDGVKTFVPCAREAARILVPARVEGAGVGVFLVEPSRVAITEQPSAISEPLSRIALDGVRVGADALLGGPSGADGAAWETLRRTAVAGAVAVASGVIEGALDLTKEYVKTREQFDRALAQFQAVTMQIGDVYIAKRALDVAVWAGVWRLAEGAPDADEVLTIAAFNACEPVMQALYTCQHLHGGIGLDVTYPLHRYFAWGKHYGHLLGGPEDTLDTLGALVQVQEA; via the coding sequence GTGGACTTCAACCTCGACGAGACCCGGAGCGAACTCCGCGGCCTCGCCGCGGACGTCCTGGCGCGCGAGGCCACGGCCGAACGGCTGGAGGCGTTCGACGCGGAGCGCGGCAGGGGCGGCCCGGCCTTCGACGGCGGAACCTGGAAGGCGCTCGCGCAGGCCGGGCTGCTCGGCGTGGTCCTGCCCGAGGACGTCGGCGGCGCGGGGCTCGGCCCGATCGAGCTGGCGGTCGTGCTGCGCGAGGTCGGGGCGCGGGTCGCGCCCGTCCCGGCGTACGCGTCGCTGGCGCTGGCCGCGCTGCCGATCGCCCGGCACGGCACGGCCGCGCAGCGCGCGCTGCTGGCCCCGCTGACCGAGGGCGAGACCGTCCTGACCGGCGCGTACCGCGAGCCGGGCCCGACCGGACGGGTCGCGGCGACGGCCCGCCCGGACGGCGACGGGTACGTCCTCGACGGCGTCAAGACGTTCGTGCCGTGCGCCCGCGAGGCCGCGCGGATCCTCGTCCCGGCGCGGGTCGAGGGCGCGGGCGTCGGGGTGTTCCTGGTCGAGCCGTCGCGGGTCGCGATCACCGAGCAGCCGTCGGCGATCTCCGAGCCGCTGTCGCGGATCGCGCTGGACGGCGTCCGGGTCGGCGCGGACGCGCTGCTCGGCGGCCCCTCCGGCGCCGACGGCGCCGCCTGGGAGACGCTGCGCCGGACGGCCGTCGCGGGGGCCGTCGCCGTCGCGTCCGGGGTGATCGAGGGGGCCCTCGACCTCACCAAGGAGTACGTGAAGACGCGCGAGCAGTTCGACCGGGCGCTCGCGCAGTTCCAGGCCGTCACGATGCAGATCGGCGACGTGTACATCGCCAAGCGCGCGCTCGACGTCGCCGTCTGGGCGGGCGTGTGGCGGCTCGCCGAGGGGGCCCCCGACGCCGACGAGGTGCTGACGATCGCGGCCTTCAACGCCTGCGAGCCCGTCATGCAGGCCCTTTACACCTGCCAGCACCTGCACGGCGGCATCGGCCTCGACGTCACCTACCCGCTGCACCGCTACTTCGCCTGGGGCAAGCACTACGGGCACCTTCTCGGCGGCCCGGAGGACACCCTCGACACGCTCGGCGCGCTCGTGCAGGTTCAGGAGGCCTGA
- a CDS encoding TetR family transcriptional regulator, with the protein MTATVPDARPPGRRERKKQRTRESLVDAAFALFAEKGFDATTVEEIADAVDVSSRTFFRYFASKEDVALTFQDEQLRAVLTILAERPADEPIMTALRHTVVQVARACESGELGFTPERFECLISMTADSPALSAGSLEHAQRKQLLLTEVIAARMGLDPATDLRPHVVAAASLGAFRTAAEALHNPRLGYPSLADAADAAFAVLENDLNTR; encoded by the coding sequence ATGACCGCGACCGTCCCCGACGCCCGGCCGCCGGGCCGGCGGGAGCGCAAGAAGCAGCGCACCCGCGAGTCCCTCGTCGACGCCGCGTTCGCCCTCTTCGCCGAGAAGGGGTTCGACGCGACGACCGTCGAGGAGATCGCCGACGCCGTCGACGTGTCGTCCCGCACGTTCTTCCGCTACTTCGCCTCGAAGGAGGACGTCGCGCTCACCTTCCAGGACGAGCAGCTCCGCGCCGTCCTGACGATCCTGGCCGAGCGCCCGGCGGACGAACCGATCATGACCGCGCTGCGACACACGGTCGTCCAGGTCGCCCGGGCCTGCGAGAGCGGGGAGCTCGGCTTCACGCCCGAGCGCTTCGAGTGCCTGATCTCGATGACGGCCGACAGCCCGGCCCTGTCGGCGGGCAGCCTGGAGCACGCGCAGCGCAAGCAGCTGCTCCTCACCGAGGTCATCGCCGCGCGGATGGGTCTCGACCCCGCCACCGACCTGCGCCCGCACGTCGTCGCGGCCGCCTCCCTCGGCGCCTTCCGCACCGCCGCCGAGGCCCTGCACAACCCTCGGCTGGGCTACCCGAGCCTCGCCGACGCCGCCGACGCCGCCTTCGCCGTCCTGGAGAACGACCTCAACACCCGCTGA
- a CDS encoding acyl-CoA dehydrogenase family protein, whose amino-acid sequence MFIDLTDEQKKLRAELREYFRGCLTAEQAEAIREDPFGPAYMEHCKRLGRDGMLGVALPKEYGGRGFGPVEQTIFANEIAWAEVTYPLITLNSVAPTILEYGSEAHKEFFIPRILAGECHFAIGYSEPGAGTDLAALRTTAVRDGDHYVVNGQKIFTSGAQHADYVWLAARTDPDAKKHKGISMLIVDCKDPGFSWTPIITMDGRHHTNSTYFEDIRVPADMLIGGENKGWDLIVNQLNHERVTLAPAGNIGHTYDRFERWARTSAGPGGRPPIEEPDVRRALARVRAYLRVNELLNWQVAANQDLGWLGAADASASKIYGSERMQDVGRIIGDVLARFGDPGDPATADFVDRLDEGVKGALVLTFGGGVNEIQRELISMIGLGLPRAPR is encoded by the coding sequence ATGTTCATCGACCTGACCGACGAGCAGAAGAAGCTCCGCGCCGAACTGCGCGAGTACTTCCGGGGCTGCCTGACCGCCGAGCAGGCCGAGGCGATCCGCGAGGACCCGTTCGGCCCCGCGTACATGGAGCACTGCAAGCGGCTCGGCCGCGACGGGATGCTCGGCGTCGCGCTGCCCAAGGAGTACGGCGGGCGCGGCTTCGGCCCGGTGGAGCAGACGATCTTCGCGAACGAGATCGCGTGGGCGGAGGTCACCTACCCGCTGATCACGCTGAACTCCGTGGCGCCGACGATCCTGGAGTACGGCTCCGAGGCGCACAAGGAGTTCTTCATCCCGCGCATCCTGGCGGGGGAGTGCCACTTCGCGATCGGCTACAGCGAGCCCGGCGCCGGCACCGACCTGGCCGCCCTGCGCACCACCGCCGTGCGGGACGGCGACCACTACGTCGTCAACGGGCAGAAGATCTTCACCTCGGGCGCCCAGCACGCCGACTACGTCTGGCTCGCCGCGCGTACCGACCCGGACGCCAAGAAGCACAAGGGCATCTCGATGCTCATCGTCGACTGCAAGGACCCCGGGTTCTCGTGGACGCCGATCATCACGATGGACGGCCGGCACCACACGAACTCGACGTACTTCGAGGACATCCGGGTCCCGGCCGACATGCTGATCGGCGGCGAGAACAAGGGCTGGGACCTCATCGTCAACCAGCTCAACCACGAGCGGGTCACCCTCGCCCCCGCCGGGAACATCGGCCACACCTACGACCGGTTCGAGCGCTGGGCCCGCACCTCCGCCGGACCGGGCGGACGCCCGCCCATCGAGGAACCGGACGTCCGCCGCGCCCTCGCCCGCGTGCGCGCGTACCTGCGCGTGAACGAGCTGCTGAACTGGCAGGTCGCCGCGAACCAGGACCTCGGCTGGCTCGGCGCCGCCGACGCGTCCGCCAGCAAGATCTACGGCTCGGAGCGGATGCAGGACGTCGGTCGCATCATCGGCGACGTCCTCGCCCGCTTCGGCGACCCCGGCGACCCGGCCACCGCCGACTTCGTCGACCGTCTCGACGAGGGCGTCAAGGGCGCGCTCGTCCTGACGTTCGGCGGCGGCGTCAACGAGATCCAGCGCGAGCTGATCTCGATGATCGGCCTCGGCCTGCCGCGCGCCCCCCGCTGA